The following proteins are encoded in a genomic region of Brachypodium distachyon strain Bd21 chromosome 1, Brachypodium_distachyon_v3.0, whole genome shotgun sequence:
- the LOC100832932 gene encoding protein REVEILLE 6 isoform X1, translated as MVSMSATPKPLEAAAAVVAGGGGGGDGAKASGKQPPPPQQQELVLAAPMAVPAEEEARKVRKPYTITKSRESWTEPEHDKFLEALQLFDRDWKKIEAFVGSKTVIQIRSHAQKYFLKVQKNGTGEHLPPPRPKRKAAHPYPQKASKSALAAPQAVSSQQPPLLTATRDQEGVMPMDTSIVVPNTSANAAVPSWDNALVPFSADHTQGPGAGVATNNCSSSIESQSGTWPTSEAVEQENVLPPLRAMPDFSQVYNFLGSVFDPDTSGHLQRLKAMDPIDMETAVLLMRNLALNLTSPDFEAHRKLLSSYGSDGDQIKSEGLENIGSQSCHLPSMVTSE; from the exons atgGTGTCGATGAGCGCGACGCCCAAGCCGCTcgaggccgcggccgccgtggtggccggcggaggcggaggggggGACGGAGCGAAAGcgagcgggaagcagccgccgccgccgcagcagcaggagctGGTGCTCGCGGCGCCGATGGCCgtgccggcggaggaggaggcgaggaaggTGAGGAAGCCCTACACCATCACCAAGTCCAGGGAGAGCTGGACCGAGCCGGAGCACGACAAGTTCCTCGAGGCCCTGCAGCT GTTTGATCGTGATTGGAAAAAGATAGAAGCTTTTGTTGGCTCAAAAACCGTGATACAG ATAAGGAGCCATGCACAGAAGTACTTTTTGAAGGTTCAAAAGAATGGTACAGGTGAACATTTGCCCCCACCCCGGCCGAAGCGTAAGGCAGCCCATCCATATCCACAGAAGGCCTCCAAGAGTG CCCTTGCAGCACCCCAAGCCGTTTCATCACAACAACCCCCTCTTCTGACAGCGACGAGGGATCAAGAAGGGGTTATGCCTATGGATACATCTATCGTTGTACCAAACACAAGTGCAAATGCTGCGGTGCCTTCCTGGGACAATGCCCTCGTTCCTTTTAGTGCAGATCATACACAAG GTCCAGGTGCTGGTGTCGCAACCAATAACTGCTCTAGTAGCATAGAGAGCCAATCTGGAACTTGGCCAACTTCTGAGGCAGTTGAACAAGAAAATGTGCTTCCACCACTCCGTG CTATGCCAGATTTTTCCCAAGTATACAACTTTCTCGGAAGCGTATTCGATCCAGATACTAGTGGGCATTTGCAGAGGTTAAAGGCGATGGATCCGATTGATATGGAAACG GCAGTACTGCTGATGAGAAATTTAGCGTTGAACTTGACTAGCCCAGACTTTGAGGCCCAT CGGAAGTTGCTCTCATCATATGGTTCTGATGGAGACCAAATAAAGTCCGAAGGCCTGGAGAACATCGGATCCCAGAGTTGCCATCTCCCATCCAT GGTAACAAGTGAGTGA
- the LOC100832932 gene encoding protein REVEILLE 8 isoform X2 yields MVSMSATPKPLEAAAAVVAGGGGGGDGAKASGKQPPPPQQQELVLAAPMAVPAEEEARKVRKPYTITKSRESWTEPEHDKFLEALQLFDRDWKKIEAFVGSKTVIQIRSHAQKYFLKVQKNGTGEHLPPPRPKRKAAHPYPQKASKSAPQAVSSQQPPLLTATRDQEGVMPMDTSIVVPNTSANAAVPSWDNALVPFSADHTQGPGAGVATNNCSSSIESQSGTWPTSEAVEQENVLPPLRAMPDFSQVYNFLGSVFDPDTSGHLQRLKAMDPIDMETAVLLMRNLALNLTSPDFEAHRKLLSSYGSDGDQIKSEGLENIGSQSCHLPSMVTSE; encoded by the exons atgGTGTCGATGAGCGCGACGCCCAAGCCGCTcgaggccgcggccgccgtggtggccggcggaggcggaggggggGACGGAGCGAAAGcgagcgggaagcagccgccgccgccgcagcagcaggagctGGTGCTCGCGGCGCCGATGGCCgtgccggcggaggaggaggcgaggaaggTGAGGAAGCCCTACACCATCACCAAGTCCAGGGAGAGCTGGACCGAGCCGGAGCACGACAAGTTCCTCGAGGCCCTGCAGCT GTTTGATCGTGATTGGAAAAAGATAGAAGCTTTTGTTGGCTCAAAAACCGTGATACAG ATAAGGAGCCATGCACAGAAGTACTTTTTGAAGGTTCAAAAGAATGGTACAGGTGAACATTTGCCCCCACCCCGGCCGAAGCGTAAGGCAGCCCATCCATATCCACAGAAGGCCTCCAAGAGTG CACCCCAAGCCGTTTCATCACAACAACCCCCTCTTCTGACAGCGACGAGGGATCAAGAAGGGGTTATGCCTATGGATACATCTATCGTTGTACCAAACACAAGTGCAAATGCTGCGGTGCCTTCCTGGGACAATGCCCTCGTTCCTTTTAGTGCAGATCATACACAAG GTCCAGGTGCTGGTGTCGCAACCAATAACTGCTCTAGTAGCATAGAGAGCCAATCTGGAACTTGGCCAACTTCTGAGGCAGTTGAACAAGAAAATGTGCTTCCACCACTCCGTG CTATGCCAGATTTTTCCCAAGTATACAACTTTCTCGGAAGCGTATTCGATCCAGATACTAGTGGGCATTTGCAGAGGTTAAAGGCGATGGATCCGATTGATATGGAAACG GCAGTACTGCTGATGAGAAATTTAGCGTTGAACTTGACTAGCCCAGACTTTGAGGCCCAT CGGAAGTTGCTCTCATCATATGGTTCTGATGGAGACCAAATAAAGTCCGAAGGCCTGGAGAACATCGGATCCCAGAGTTGCCATCTCCCATCCAT GGTAACAAGTGAGTGA
- the LOC100833552 gene encoding OTU domain-containing protein DDB_G0284757 — translation MSEQHDRVSKSSSSSISSSTQESEEEVSVTIGSLLAQARNDSGRSLGKRLLHLGSIPHTPRVNGDIPDVDNATLDHERLLERLGTYGLAEFQIEGDGNCQFRALADQIFCNPEYHKHVRKAVMKQLKEFRKRYEGYVPMEYKVYLKKMKRSGEWGDHLTLQAAADRFGAKICLVTSFRDTCLIEIVPRDMTPTRELWLSFWCEVHYNSLYGTDDLLTRKTKKKHWLF, via the exons ATGTCTGAACAACATGATCGTGTTAGTAAAAGCTCTAGTTCaagcatcagcagcagcactcaggagagcgaggaggaagtgTCCGTAACCATAGGTAGCCTCCTTGCCCAAGCAAGGAACGACAGTGGACGTAGTCTCGGGAAGCGCCTCTTACATTTGGGTTCAATCCCG CACACTCCTCGAGTTAATGGGGACATTCCTGATGTTGACAATGCAACTTTGGATCATGAAAgattgttggaaag ATTGGGCACTTATGGTTTGGCTGAGTTTCAAATAGAGGGAGATGGGAATTGCCAG TTTCGAGCTTTGGCAGACCAGATCTTCTGCAATCCCGAGTATCACAAACATGTGAGGAAGGCAGTCATGAAACAG CTAAAGGAGTTCAGGAAACGCTATGAAGGCTATGTACCAATGGAATATAAGGTGTActtgaagaaaatgaaaag ATCTGGGGAATGGGGCGATCATCTGACCTTACAAGCGGCTGCAGACCGG TTCGGTGCCAAAATTTGTTTGGTGACGTCATTTAGAGACACCTGCCTAATTGAGATAGTCCCCAGGGATATGACTCCCACAAGAG AGCTCTGGCTGAGCTTCTGGTGTGAAGTACACTACAATTCCTTGTATGGAACTGACG ATCTCCTGACTCGCAAAACTAAGAAGAAGCATTGGCTGTTCTAG